The region GAAAGGTGGATTACGCCTGCCCGGCACGGGTGCGGGGCTTTGGGCGCATCCGCTTGCAGCTGTCGGGGTTGACCCGGGTCCAGCCCGTCGCCCGCCGGCCGGACCTGGAGGAGGTCCTGCGCCAACTGTTGGTCTGCCTGCCCGGCGACGCGGAGCGTAAACAGGCGCTGACCCGGGAATTGAATCAGACCCGGATCTGGTGTCAGTGGAATGCGCGCGAGTTGCCACCGCTGGCAGTGCGTCGGGAGCTGCCATTGGTTGCGCTGGAGGGCGCCCTTCGCGAGGGGCATCCCTACCATCCCTGTTTCAAAGCGCGCATCGGCCTGAGTGAAGCCGACTACCAACGCTACAGCCCCGAAGCCGCCGGCCCGGTGCGCCCGCACTGGATCGCCGTTCCCCGGAACCGGGTAGTCGGCTCCGGCGCGGCTCAGGACCCGGATGCTTTCGCTCTTCGTGAGCTTGGACCGGCGCTGCTGCAGGCGCTGCGGGCCCGCTGCCGGGCCCGGGGCGTGGATCCTGAACAGCGGGTGTTTGTACCGGTACATCCCTGGCAGTGGCAGCACCGGATACTGCCGCGCACGCAGGGTTCGAATCCGCGCTTGCTCGATCTGGGACAACCCGGAGACGACTACCGGGTCAGTCAATCCATGCGCACCCTGATGAATGATTCCCGGCCGGAACGGGGTGATCTCAAGCTGCCCCTGGATATTGTGCTCACCTCCTCGCGGCGTCACCTGCTGAGCCATGGTATCGAGTCCGGACCGGTTTTGTCTGACTGGCTGGCGGAGACGGTGGCGGGGGACGGATTCTTTCAGCAACAGCCTTTGGTGATTCTGCGAGAGTACGCCGGCTTGCGGGTGGAGGAAGCCGGCCTGTTAAGCCCGACCGAGCCGGATATCTGTCAGTTCGGTGCCCTCTGGCGCGAAAGCCTGCCGTCCCGGTTGGCCCCCGGCGAGCGGGCCGTGCCGGCCCAGGTCCTGGCCCTGATGGAGTCCGATGGCAAACCCTTTATCGACCCCTGGGTAAACGCCTATGGCCTGGAGCCCTGGCTGACCCGCCTTTTCGACACCCTGATCCTGCCGGTCTGGCACTTGCTGGCCCGTCACGGCATCGCGCTGGAAGCCCACGGCCAGAACCTGCTGCTGGTCCATCGGGACGGCTGGCCGCAATGGCTGGCGGCCCGGGACTTTCACGAGAGTGTGGAATACGTGGAGAGCTTTCTCGCCGCCCCGGACGCGGCGCCGGTGTTCCGCCACCAGGCGCGTTACGCCGGCGCCCGGCCCAGTGAATACTACTGGATGGACTCGGTGGAGGCCCTGCGCGAATTGGTGATGGATACCCTGTTCGTTTTCCAGCTCTCGGAGCTCGCCGCCCTGTGCGAAGACCATTACCGCTTACCCGAACCACGTTTCTGGGCCCTGGTGCGTGCCTGCCTGGCGCGTTACGCCGGCGGCGGCCACTGCGATCCGGCGCGCCTGGAGGCCTTGGGTTACCGGGCACCCATGGTTCAGGTGGAATCCCTGCTGCGCAAAAAGCTCAGCGCCGCCCAGCCGGAATACCACCACCGCGTGTTCAACCCGCTATCGGAAACCGTTCGGAAGGAGGCGTGAGCCATGCTTTTTTATCTCAATGATCGACCCTACGACCAGGCAATGCTGGAGTCGCGCTGGCGCCCGTTGACCAGGGCTCTCACGGCACTGTCCGGTCGGCGTCTGGCCGTTTGTACCCACGATTCAGTCGAATGGCTGGCCCTGGTGCTCTATGCCCGACAACAGGGATTGTCCATCGCGCCGTTACCGGCGGACACGCCCCGGGCCACGGCTCTGGAGAAAGCCCGGGCGCTGCACTGCGACGGTTTGATCTGGCAGAGCGCGGAACAGCTTGTCCCGCTTGAGCGCACGGCGTCGGCTCGGGAAAGCACCCTGATTCAGTTCAGCTCCGGCACCACCGGTGAAGCCAAACCCATTGAGCGCACCTGGTCGGAGATCGACACCGAAATCACCCATTACAATCGGGCGCTCGAACTGCCCCCCGAGGTGGTGCCGGTGGTGGCCTGTTCCATCAGCCATTCCTACGGTCTGATCTGCGGCGTGCTTGCGGCCCTGGACCGGGGGGTGGCGCCGCGCATCGTCACCGGCTGGAATCCCAAGTACCTGCTGAAAGTGTTGCGCGCGGAATCCCGGCCCCTGCTGTACAGCTCGCCCACCTTTATCCGCACCCTGATGATGCTCTGGCTACCGGGCGAGCCCCTATACGGGGTGATGACCTCGGGCAGCGTCATGCCCGAAGCCTGGTTCGATGAGGTGCGCGGCAAAACCGACAACCTCTGGCAGCAGTACGGCTGCTCCGAGGCCGGCTGCGTGGCGCTGGCCCGGCAACCGGAGCGGGCGGACATCATGGGTGCGCCACTGGGGCACGGCGAGCTGCGTGCGGGTAGCGGTCCGGAAGAACCCGAAGAGGTGGTGGTCATTCAGCAGGGCCGACACATCGCCACCGGCGATGCCGGCTATCTGGACAGCCAGGGGCGCCTGCGCTTCTGCGGACGCCTGGATGACACCATCATCGCCGCCGGTTTCAACGTCTATCCCCAGGAGGTGGAAAACATTCTGATGCGCCACGCCGGTATTCGCGAGGCGGTGGTGTTCAAGCAGCCCGACCCCATGGCGGGGGAGCGGGTGGCGGCGGTCTATACCGGGACCGCAGCCTTGAGTGATGCCGACCTGCGAGCGTTCTGCCGCCAGCACCTGGCGAGCCATCAATGGCCCAGCCGTTTTTATCACCGCGAGCGGATACCGCGCCTGCCCAACGGCAAGGTCAGTCGTCGGCAACTGGCCGAGCAGTTTGCCGCCGACGCCACACAGGGGGTGGCTTGAGATGGCCAGTGAAACCTTTGTTCGTCAACTGCGCGACCTGATGACCCGATACCTGCCTCGAATACCCTGCGAGGATCTCTCGCCGGACAGTCACCTGACGTACCAGCTCGGGCTCGATTCGGTGGAGCTGATGCAACTGCTGGTGCTGCTGGAAACCGAGTGCGGCTATGTGCTGCCGGAGGAAGCATTGAGCGCCGGCGATCTGGAACGGGTGAGCGATCTGGAGGCGCTGGTGCGACCGGTGGCGGCCAACGACACGGTCGGCGAGCCGGAACTGGATGTGAAAGTGCACTGCGTGGTCAGTTGCCTGTGTCACCCGATCAAGGCGCGAGGGATTGATCACCGGCCCCTGTATTTCGGTGTCTGGGACGCCGAGGTGTTTGTCGACGATCAGGCGCGACTGCGCTACCACGACGAGGCGGTGGACCACGGGTTTTTCCTAACCTGGTTCGAGCGTCTGTACGGGGCCGAGGTCTCCCCCTGGTATGACCCGGCACTGAGCAAGGCCCGCAATATCGCCACCTTGGAAACCCGCCTGGCGCAGCGCAAACCCCGGGAGCATCTGATGGTGATGCTGGACCTGTACCGGCTCCCCGAGCGGGAAAACCGCTTTCAGCTCAACCCTTTCCCGCACTACGTTCTGCTGGAAAACGACGCGGATCCGGATCGGCTCTGGATGTGGGACCCGGACTTTCGCTGGGAGGGCAGCCTGGATCGTCGGAGGGTGTTGCACGCGGTGGAGTCACCCGCCGTGGCGGGCGGTGTCCGGTTGGATACCCGCCACCTGCACGAGCCGGAACCAGAGGCGGTGATGGCGTACTTCGAAGTCTGCTTCCAGCCCACCGATAACACCCTGACTCAGGCGGTAGAGCAGGTGGTGCGCCGCCACCTGCCCGGCGGCGAGCAACCGCTCGAACGCTTGGGCGCGGCCTTGGCCGAATTGCCGGTGCTGGCGATCCGCAAATACGCCTATGAGCATGGTCTGGCCTACTTCTGGCGGGCGCTGGAGCGCCCGGCGGATGAGTTCGAGCACTGGTGCGATGAGATCGAGGCGTTGGTCAAAGGCTACGACGCCGTTCTGTATCGGGCCAATAAAGTCGCTCACACCCGGACGCGGGAAGATCTCGCCCGGCTTTCTCGCCGGATCGCGGAACAGCACCACCGGGAATACCGGGTCAAGCGCGCCCTGTTTCACGCCTTTAATGACTGGCGCAAACAGCGGTCGAATCGCGGCTCTGAGCCCCGGGAGGTGGCCGTCCTATGATGCATCTGTCGCTCTGTACCATCAGTTTTCGCCACCAGTTGGTTTCCCTGCCGGAGCTGGCCACCTTTGCCGTGGGGGCCGGGCTGGATGGCATCGAACTCTGGGCGGCGCACGCCCGGGGTCTGAGGCACCAGCCGGCGTTGAACGGCGATTGGCTCGAGGCCATGGGGTTGGGGGTGAGCATGCTCAGCGACTACCTGCCTTTTGCCGGCCCCTACCCCCAGGGACGGGAAAAGCTCCGGGAGCTGTGCGTCCTGGCCCGTCACTGGAATACCCGCAAGATCCGGGTATTCGCCGGGAAGAAAGCCAGTACCGAATGCACCGCCGCCGATTGGCACGCCCTGGTCTGTCGATTGCGGGATTATTGTTTACAGGCGGAGGAGGCGGGCATGACCCTGTTGCTGGAAACCCATCCGAATACCGGGGCCGATACCACCGAGGCCACCGGGGAACTGCTGGCGGCAGTGGACCATCCGGCCCTGAAAGTGAATCTGGATGTGCTGCATATCTGGGAGGCCGGGGAGGACCCGGTGCGCGCCTGGCGCCGGCTCGCTCCTCAGGTGCAGCACTTGCACCTGAAGAACATCCGTCACCGCCAGTACCTGCCGGAATTCGCCCCCGACAATGTCTATTCCGCCGCAGGTAGCCGGGCCGGCATGGTGCCGCTGTTCGAGGGCGCCTGTGACTTCGCTGACTTTCTGCACAGCCTGCCCGATGAGCGGGTGCACTCGGCCTCCCTGGAGTGGTTCGGGCCGGACCCCTTTGAGGTGATTGCCCGGGACAGCCAGCAGATTCGACGCCTGCAAACGGAGCGGCTGTGCCATGCGTGAGCGTCGAGCCAATCAGCGGGCATGGCGGCGATTGAGGAACTCCAGCCCAAGTGCCGCACTCAGCCCCGTGAGCGCAAACAGACCGAACCAGTAAGTGAGCCCCAGAGCGGGGCCCCAGTGAACCATGGCGAGCGCGGCCGATGCTGTCAGGAGTGGATAACCGATGCTGCGCAACGCCAATGCCAGGCGCCGGAATCGGGCCGGGTTCCGGGCCAGGACGGGGGTCAGGGTGCGCAAATGAGCGGGTAGGGACAGAGCCAGCAATAGCTGCGAGACAAACAGTGCGATTACGACGCCGGTCATTTCAAACCTCCTGAATGACGGTCGTGTGGCCAGTGCGTTGGCTGGCCAAAACCTGACGATAACCGTACCCCGCCATCAGGGCAAAGCTCGCCGCCAGAGCGAGGGCGGTCAGATCAAAACCAGCGAGCACCCAGTCGCCCACGGCCAGGCTGCTGCCCAGGTGACGGTCGCTGGTCAGAGCGTTGACGACAGGCAACAGACCCCAGCCCAGCGCATTCAGGACCAACAGTTCCCGCCAGATCGCGGCTCTGGGTCGAAGCCAGGTGAAGACACCACTGACCAGCCAGGCCAGAAACAGGCAGTGCATTTCCCAGTCGGCCCGCCCGGCAAGGTCGACGGGAATCAGTCGATTACTGAAAAAATACACCGCGATCGCCAGGGGCAAACCGAGAATGACCGCCGCGTAAAAACGCTCCACATTGGCGTACTCAGCGGGACGGCTGGCGGTGCGTTTCTTGACGAAGTACAGGGCGCCGGTGGCGATCATGAGGATGCCCATCAGGCTGCACAGGATATAGAGCCAGCGCAGCGGCCAGTCGGCAAACAGCCCCTCGTGCAACGCAATCAGGGTTTTCTCCACCGAGGCAGCACCACCGTACTGTTGTTCACCGCCGTCGAGCCGCTCACCGGTACTGGCCCGATACAACAGCTTGTGGGGTTTGCCTTGATAGTGTCCCGGTGAGGGCTCCGGTAGATAAAACGAAAGCCGGGCATTTTTATCGCCGGGGTGCAGCAGGTACATCTGTTCGATTCGTTGACCGGTTTCCGCCTGCGCCTGTGCCAGCAAGGGCGCAATGGCCACGCTGTCCGCTTTCTCTCCGGCTTTCGCGTCCGCCTCGGTCTCGGGAAAGGCTTCTTCATAGAAAGTCCGGGTGCCCTCGTCGCCATAGCGGGCCGTGACGATGGGCTCCATAAAGGTGACCGCAAAAAAGACCAGGCCGCTGTAGACGATCATGATCTGAAAGGGCAGGGCGAGAACGCTGCTCAGGTTGTGCAGATCCAGCCAGGAGCGGGCGCGGCGAAAAAGACGCAGGGTGAAAAATTCGCGGAAAATACGCCGGTGAATGATCACCCCGGAGACCAGGCCGACCAGCATCAACAGGGTGCACAGCCCGACGATCCAGTAGGCAAGCGTGTCCGGCAGATAGTGCAGGCGCCAGTGCAACCGGTACAGTGCCATGCCGCCGCCGGTGTTCCGGGGTTGAATCCAGTGTGGCTCGCCGTCGCGAAAATCCAGATACTCCGCTTCCCGTTCCGTCCGCTCCCCGTTGGCGTCTCGAGGCGGTTGCCACTCCACCCAGAAATTGCCGTTGCGCGCCGTGGGCAGAATTATCCCCCACCAGACCGACTCGGAGTGCGCTTTTTGCTGAAGGCGTTCGGTGCCGAGTTCAATCAAGGTTCGGGTGGACAGGTTTAGTTCGCCCCGGTCGGTATAGACGGTGTAACGATCGGTGTCGGCGGAGTGCCATTCGTCGTCAGACCATTGCATCGCCAGGGGACGTTCCGGCTCCATCCAGCGGTCCATTTCGAAATGGAAAAATCCGGTGGTGCCGGTGACGAAAATAAAGTACATCAGAGCACTGAAAATAATGCCCGCCCAACGGTGCAACCAGGCCATGGAGGCGCGAAACGTCGACTTCATAAGGCCAGATCACCCGCCAGTATCAGCCATCCCGTAGCGAGGCTACCGCTCACTAATGCGGGTAACAGCAACCCGCTCCAGGCGCGCCAGTGGCTGCGCACGCCAAACGCCCACAGGAAGGCCCCGGTGTACACGAGAAAACTGAGCAACAGGGCCGTCATCGTCGCCGGGCCCCGTTCCATCGGTAATAGCAAACCCACCAGCACGGGCAGGGCGATGCTCAGGGTGTAACCGCCGAGCAGGGCGGCCAGACTGCGGGAGAGCACATCCAACAGGAGGGGCGTGTGGGAAACGGATCGGGCCATGGCAATAATGCTCCCTGGAAAATCACAGCGCGGAGAGAAAACTCCGCGCTGGTAAGCGGACGTTCCTGATCGGATCAGAAACGCAGCGCCAGACTCAGGCGAATATCACGCCCGGGCGCCGGGTAGCCAACAATGCCTTCATAGTCGGGCACATGGGTAAAGTCCTCGATACTGCCGTGGTCCAGGTACTGTTTGTTGAAGGCGTTTTTCACCGTGAGCGTCATGCTCAGGTTTTCGGTGACGCGCGGTTCCCAGTGCAGATAAAAATCGTGCACGCCGTAGCCGGGTTTATCGACGCTTGCATCCGCCGCGACGACAAAAATGTCGTCCACGCCCTCGACCAGTGTGGCGATCCAGCCCGCATCCAGACCGTCGGTAATCTGGTAGGAAGTGTCGATCGACAGGGTGTCACCAGTGGTCGTGCCCAAGTAGCCGTAGGAGTAGCGGGTGACCTGCTCGCCGTCAATCTCGGCGGTGGTATCCAGAAAAGTCCATTTGGAGAACAGTCGCTGACCGCTGTAGGTCACGCCCAGGGTGTAGCCGTCGGACTCCAGATCCCCCAGATTCTCGTAATGACGGGACCAGGGCACGGCGTTGCCGATGGCATCTTCAATGGTGACATCGTGCACCCCGGCGGAGAACACAAAGCGTCCGAGTTCGTAGTCCGCACCGAACTCCAGGTTTTTGGCGCGCTCGGCTTTCAGGTCCGGGTCATTGGTGGTGCCGAACAGCTTGAAACCGTCATTGGTTTCCACGCCGCGCAGCGCTTCGGCATAGCCACCGCTGAAGGTCAGTCGACGGGTCGCCTTGTAGGAGAAACCCACATTGGGGCTGAAGCCCTCTTCGGTAAACTCGTTACCTTCCTTATCCACCGCCTCAAACTCGTCGTAGCGGGTGCCGAAGCTCAGCAACAACTTGTCGGTGGCCTGATAGCGATCCTGCACAAACAGGCCCAGTACCTCACTGGTTTCGGTAAAGGGGTTGGCATCGTCCGCCTCGCCGGCGGTCACTTCGTCGTCCCGATAGTCCACACCATACTCCACGTTGTGACGGGCCAGTTGGCTGGTGTTGCCGAAGGTGAAGCCCCGGGTATCCACCGCGCTGGTGTAGTTGTCCCAGGGCCGGTAGATGTCGAATTCGGTCTGGTAGACATTCGCCTCCAGAAGAACGGTGTCGTTACCCGGCGCATCCCACTGATAATTCAGGGTGCTGGTCTGGCGTTCAAACTGCAGCTCGCGCAGCGGGTTATTGGGGCCTTGGCCCCACTCCGGGCGGGTCAGCTTTTCGCCCTCTTCGGTCAGTTTTTCGTGACTCAGACGCAGGGTGTGGCCAGCGCCCAAGTCACCCACCAATTTGACAAAGCCCAGTTCCTGGTCCGAATTGGTGCCGGGCAGTTCGTTGCCCTCGGCGTCTTCCATATTGCCCTGATCGGCGTCTACGTAGCTGGCCATGGCACTGAAGGTATCGTTGAAGCGGCCATAGACCGTGGCGCTGTTTTTGGTGCCTTCGGTATTGGAGAAGTAGCCGGTTTTCAGCAGGGCGCCGAAATTGTTGGAACCCAGCAGGTCCTCGGGGTCTTTGGTCTCAAACCGGATGGCGCCCCCCAGGGCGCCGGGGCCATTGGTGGCATCGCCGGCGCCCACCTGTACCCTTACCTGCTTGAGCAGTTCAGGCTCGACGGAAATCCGGCCGGTGTGATGGTAGGTCACCCCGGACTGGGTGGCGCCATCCACCATGATGTTCAAAGTGTCTTCGCCGAGGTTGCGCACATAGATTTTCTGGGCAGCGCCTACGGAGCCGCCTACCAGTACAGAGGACACGCCGGAGAAAATATCGTCCAGGTCATTGGCCTGTTTGCGCTCGATATCGTCGCTGTCCATCAGGCTGTCCAGCGGTTGGCCGACCACCACCAGTTCTTCGCTGATCAGGGTGCGGTTGTGCTGCTGTGGGTCGGCGTCGGGAGTGGCGTTTTGTGCAATGGAGGCCATGGGCGCCAGGGCGATGGCCAGAGCGAGTGGACTCAGACGGGAGGCATTCGGTGCGGTCATGAGGGAGCTTCCTTTTCAATAAATCTAAAAAAGAAGCATTATCATTAACGTGTGTGGCGCTGTAAACGATTGTTACAGTTGTTACGTTAGAGGCTTAAAGCCCGAGTTTTGAGCGAAACATGAAAAACACGGCACCCAGCAGGCATAAGCCGGCCCAGAGGTAATCCAGTTTCAGCGGTTCCTTGAGATAAAAGAGGGCGAAAGGCACGAAGACACTCAGGGTGATGACTTCCTGCAGAATCTTGAGCTGGCCGACGCTCATTACGGTATAGCCGACCCGGTTGGCCGGTACCTGGAACAGGTATTCAAACAGGGCGATTCCCCAGCTCACCAGCGCAGCGATGATCCACGGCTTGTGGTTCAGTTCCTTCAGGTGGCTGTACCAGGCGAAGGTCATGAAGATATTACTGCACAGCAGCAGGCCGATGGTAATCAACGCGGGCGGCATGGTGAACTCTCGGGGGTGGTGGACGTCTGGGATTATAGCTTGGGTCTCGGCTAAACTGAACGCAGTTACCTTCCTGCTCACTGACAATCAAGGACTCTTATGGACAAGCTGTATTTACCGACAGACGTGATGGTCTGGAATTCGGTCTCATGGATACGTTGTGTGTTGATCGGTGCCGCCCTGTCGGCGCTGCTGGCCTGCAGCCCGGGCGAGGACCCGACGCCGGCCACGGCTTCCTCCTCTTCTGAAGCTTCCTCAACGTCTGCTCGGGGGGCTGCCCCACCCGTCAGTTTTGAACTGACGGTGGGTGGTTTGGCACCGTCGGAGAGGGCCGGCGAGTTATCACTGTCCGGCGAGCTCTATGTGCCGGACGGTGCGGATCGGAACGCTGTGGAATCGGTTCTGACGGCGGAGCTTGGAGGAGAACCGGTGTCGGTACAGTGGCAGGAGACCGCCAAGCCGGTGCGCTTCGGTTTCCATCTGGACGCCTTGCCTCAAACCGACCGGGACCAGACGCTGGTGCTCGCCTGGGACGGCTCGAGCATCGGGTCGTCACAGAAGGGCCAACGAACCCTGACGCTTCCCGCGCGTGACACCTTCGTGGTTACCGGCGCGCAAGTGGTGCGCGGTGGGCAAACCTATGTGGAGGTGAGCTTTTCCCAGCCGCTCGATCGCGAGCAGAACCTGAGTGGGCTGGTGGAGCTCGGCGGGGAGGCGGTTCGCGCTCGAGTAGACGGCAGTCGCCTGCGTCTGTACCCCCGGGAGCAAACTGACGAAGCCGTCACCCTGACCGTCACCGACCTGGTACGCAGCGCCCGAGGCCATCGCCTTGGCAAAGGCTTTGAACAGACGCTGCGCCTGAATCTGGTCACCCCCGGTGTGCGCTTTCTGGGCAACAGCAGTATTCTGCCGCCCGCCCGCCAATTGTCCGTTCCGTTTGAAGCGGCGAATATCGACTCGGTTCAGGTGACCGCCTTCAAGGTGTTCGAAGGCAATATGGGTCAGTATCTGCAGAATCATGGTTTGACCGATGCCGGGCCGGACGGTGCCACCGGTCGTTATTTGTGGCGCAAAACCTATCGCCTGCCCGAGCCCGCCAGCGATGGATGGCAACGCTACAACCTGGATCTGACCGAGCTGATGGCAGAGCACCCGGAGGGCATGATTCAACTGGCCCTGGGTGTGGACCGCAGCAACTCACTCTATCCCTGCGATGTGCCGCGCCCCGAGCAGGCGGAAGATCCGGAACCGGAAAGCCACGAGGGCGACTGGTCCTACCAGAATGAGTCCACGCCCGCCTGGTATCGGCAGTACTATGAATCCCGTGGTTACTGGGTCTACAGCGAACGCAACAACCCGTGCCACGAAAGTTACTACCGCTACAGCGATCAGGTGCAGGCCCAGCGCGCCTTTCAGGTATCCAGCATGGGCCTGATGGCCAAGCTCGGTGGCGATGACCGGCTGGAAGTGATTGCCACCGGCCTGCTTGATGCCGCACCGCTGCCGGACGCCCGCATCCGGGTGTACAACTTCCAGCAGCAGCCCATTGGCGAAGGCCGCACCGATGAATATGGCATGGCCTCAATCCGCACCGATGGCCAGCCGTTTTATCTGATGGCCGAGCGCGACGGTAAAACCGGCTATCTGCGCCTGGCGCGCAACGAAGCGTTACCCACCAACCAGTTTGATGTGGATGGTGAGCCGGTGCGCGATGGTTTGAAAGGCTTTCTCTATGGCGAGCGGGATGTCTGGCGGCCGGGGGATGATATCCACCTGACCTTTATTCTCGAAGATCGCGACGACCAGTGGCCCGAGGATCATCCGGTGACCCTGGATCTGTTTGATCCCCAAGGAAAGAAAGTCACCAGCGAAATCGCCCGCGACCCGGTGGACGGTTTTTACCGCTTTACCCTGAGCACCGAGGAGTCGGCGCCCACGGGCAACTGGCGCGCGGTAGTGCACCTGGGCAACCGCTACTTCGACAAGGTACTCAAGATCGAAACCATCATGCCCAACCGGCTGAAAATGGATTTGAGCTTTGCCGAGACCCCGTTGCGTCTGGATGCCATGCCGGCCGAGGCCGAGCTGTCCGCCCAGTGGCTGCACGGCGCCAGTGCCGCCGGGCTGAAAGCGGATACCGAGGTCCGGTTGATTCCCAAGACCACCCGCTTCGACGGCTACAGCCAGTTCACCTTTGACGACCCGGCCCGGGAATTTGCCGGGGCCACTCAGAAGGTGTTTGAAGGGGTATTAGATCAAACGGGTGAGGCGCGCTTTCCGGTGAACCTGCCGGTGGCCTCACCGCCGCCGGGTCAATTATCCGCCGTATTCATCAACCGCGTGTTCGAGCCGGGCGGGGCGTTCAGCACGGCGCTGCGTCGGTTCGATTACCTGCCTTTCGAACAGTGGGTGGGCATTCATGTACCCGATGGCAGCGGTTACAACGGGGCCATCGCCCGCAATCAGGATCATGAAGTCAGCTTCCAGAGCCTCTCCAGCGACGGCGAACCATTGGCCGGCCGCGACCTGAAACTCACCCTCTACAAAGTGGACTGGCGCTGGTGGTGGGATCGCGGCAGTGACGACCTGGCCAGCTTTGTGGCCAGTGAAAATCGCGCGCCCTTAAGCGAAGACTCGCTCACCACCGATGCCAATGGCCTGGCCCGCTGGACCCTGGAAAAGGACCGGTACGATTGGGGCCGCTACCTGCTGCGGGTCTGTGATGAGAACAGCGGTCATTGCGCCGGGGAGCTGTTGTATCTGGGTTGGAGTCGCAGCAACGCGGTCAATCCCGCCAGCGCCACCCAACTGATGCTGTCCACCGATCAGGATCAATACGAAGTGGGCGAGACCGCACGGGTCCGATTGCCGGAGGTTGAGCGTGGCCGTGTGCTGCTCAGTCTGGAAAACGGTCGGCGCGTATTGGAGCGGCGCTGGCTGGATCTGGAACCGGGGCAGACCGATATCGAGATTCCGGTCACCGCCGAAATGGCGCCCAATGTCTATGTCCACCTGAGCCTGTTGCTGCCCCACCAGGACCGGGCCAGTGATGCCCCCATGCGCCTGTATGGGTTGGTGCCCCTGGCGGTGGAAGATCCCGACACCCGCTTGGAGCCGGTTATTGAGGCGCCCGAGCAGGTGCGTCCGGAGTCCACCTTTGCGGTTGAGGTCAGCGAGACCAATGACCGCGCAATGACCTACACCCTGGCCCTGGTGGATGAGGGCTTGCTGGGCATTACCGGT is a window of Marinimicrobium sp. C6131 DNA encoding:
- a CDS encoding IucA/IucC family protein, which codes for MSEALALGVPQQASAVAVDALPRILRQALEAALFEGLLDYIVVPRRERPSRWCTLYFRLGKVDYACPARVRGFGRIRLQLSGLTRVQPVARRPDLEEVLRQLLVCLPGDAERKQALTRELNQTRIWCQWNARELPPLAVRRELPLVALEGALREGHPYHPCFKARIGLSEADYQRYSPEAAGPVRPHWIAVPRNRVVGSGAAQDPDAFALRELGPALLQALRARCRARGVDPEQRVFVPVHPWQWQHRILPRTQGSNPRLLDLGQPGDDYRVSQSMRTLMNDSRPERGDLKLPLDIVLTSSRRHLLSHGIESGPVLSDWLAETVAGDGFFQQQPLVILREYAGLRVEEAGLLSPTEPDICQFGALWRESLPSRLAPGERAVPAQVLALMESDGKPFIDPWVNAYGLEPWLTRLFDTLILPVWHLLARHGIALEAHGQNLLLVHRDGWPQWLAARDFHESVEYVESFLAAPDAAPVFRHQARYAGARPSEYYWMDSVEALRELVMDTLFVFQLSELAALCEDHYRLPEPRFWALVRACLARYAGGGHCDPARLEALGYRAPMVQVESLLRKKLSAAQPEYHHRVFNPLSETVRKEA
- a CDS encoding DUF6005 family protein is translated as MASETFVRQLRDLMTRYLPRIPCEDLSPDSHLTYQLGLDSVELMQLLVLLETECGYVLPEEALSAGDLERVSDLEALVRPVAANDTVGEPELDVKVHCVVSCLCHPIKARGIDHRPLYFGVWDAEVFVDDQARLRYHDEAVDHGFFLTWFERLYGAEVSPWYDPALSKARNIATLETRLAQRKPREHLMVMLDLYRLPERENRFQLNPFPHYVLLENDADPDRLWMWDPDFRWEGSLDRRRVLHAVESPAVAGGVRLDTRHLHEPEPEAVMAYFEVCFQPTDNTLTQAVEQVVRRHLPGGEQPLERLGAALAELPVLAIRKYAYEHGLAYFWRALERPADEFEHWCDEIEALVKGYDAVLYRANKVAHTRTREDLARLSRRIAEQHHREYRVKRALFHAFNDWRKQRSNRGSEPREVAVL
- a CDS encoding AMP-binding protein — its product is MLFYLNDRPYDQAMLESRWRPLTRALTALSGRRLAVCTHDSVEWLALVLYARQQGLSIAPLPADTPRATALEKARALHCDGLIWQSAEQLVPLERTASARESTLIQFSSGTTGEAKPIERTWSEIDTEITHYNRALELPPEVVPVVACSISHSYGLICGVLAALDRGVAPRIVTGWNPKYLLKVLRAESRPLLYSSPTFIRTLMMLWLPGEPLYGVMTSGSVMPEAWFDEVRGKTDNLWQQYGCSEAGCVALARQPERADIMGAPLGHGELRAGSGPEEPEEVVVIQQGRHIATGDAGYLDSQGRLRFCGRLDDTIIAAGFNVYPQEVENILMRHAGIREAVVFKQPDPMAGERVAAVYTGTAALSDADLRAFCRQHLASHQWPSRFYHRERIPRLPNGKVSRRQLAEQFAADATQGVA
- a CDS encoding DUF3325 family protein, whose translation is MTGVVIALFVSQLLLALSLPAHLRTLTPVLARNPARFRRLALALRSIGYPLLTASAALAMVHWGPALGLTYWFGLFALTGLSAALGLEFLNRRHAR
- a CDS encoding sugar phosphate isomerase/epimerase family protein, with product MMHLSLCTISFRHQLVSLPELATFAVGAGLDGIELWAAHARGLRHQPALNGDWLEAMGLGVSMLSDYLPFAGPYPQGREKLRELCVLARHWNTRKIRVFAGKKASTECTAADWHALVCRLRDYCLQAEEAGMTLLLETHPNTGADTTEATGELLAAVDHPALKVNLDVLHIWEAGEDPVRAWRRLAPQVQHLHLKNIRHRQYLPEFAPDNVYSAAGSRAGMVPLFEGACDFADFLHSLPDERVHSASLEWFGPDPFEVIARDSQQIRRLQTERLCHA
- a CDS encoding PepSY-associated TM helix domain-containing protein, with product MKSTFRASMAWLHRWAGIIFSALMYFIFVTGTTGFFHFEMDRWMEPERPLAMQWSDDEWHSADTDRYTVYTDRGELNLSTRTLIELGTERLQQKAHSESVWWGIILPTARNGNFWVEWQPPRDANGERTEREAEYLDFRDGEPHWIQPRNTGGGMALYRLHWRLHYLPDTLAYWIVGLCTLLMLVGLVSGVIIHRRIFREFFTLRLFRRARSWLDLHNLSSVLALPFQIMIVYSGLVFFAVTFMEPIVTARYGDEGTRTFYEEAFPETEADAKAGEKADSVAIAPLLAQAQAETGQRIEQMYLLHPGDKNARLSFYLPEPSPGHYQGKPHKLLYRASTGERLDGGEQQYGGAASVEKTLIALHEGLFADWPLRWLYILCSLMGILMIATGALYFVKKRTASRPAEYANVERFYAAVILGLPLAIAVYFFSNRLIPVDLAGRADWEMHCLFLAWLVSGVFTWLRPRAAIWRELLVLNALGWGLLPVVNALTSDRHLGSSLAVGDWVLAGFDLTALALAASFALMAGYGYRQVLASQRTGHTTVIQEV
- a CDS encoding DUF3649 domain-containing protein, which translates into the protein MARSVSHTPLLLDVLSRSLAALLGGYTLSIALPVLVGLLLPMERGPATMTALLLSFLVYTGAFLWAFGVRSHWRAWSGLLLPALVSGSLATGWLILAGDLAL